The DNA window AAAATTCCTCCTAGCTTTGAGATGCTCTGGTCCTTGGTTTCCATGGTGAGGGTGGCATGACACGCTGGTGCATTCTGATAGAGGCACCCAGTACTGGAAGAGGTGCTCGGGGACTGGGCTGGCAAGCAGGAGGTGGGCTTTACACACTCCGCTATGCCGAGGTCTTCCTCCTAGGTCACCATCCCTTGATTCTGGCTGTACTGATGGTGTCCCTTCCTCCTAATttggctccctccctccactcaaCACATGAGCCTTGGGGGAACAGGTTAAGGGGAGGAGGTGACAGCCAAAAGGAAAGGCAGGTGGCAAAAGGGAAGAGCTGTTGTCCGTTCTTGTTATGAAGAGCATCTTAGGGCTGAATCTCCTGGTGCCAAAAATACCTGAGACTTGGCCAGGGCAGAAAGCAAAGGGTCTCCTGTCCCAGCTCCCTCAACCTCCAAAAGTAGGTTGGTGGGGATGTTTGCCATAGGAATTATCTCCCTGCGTGGTGATTGGACTTATCTTTTGCTGTGAATTAGCCAGTGACTGATGTATAGGTGTTAGGGTCCAGACCACCTTCTAAGAAGCTTACCTTACTGAGAAGCCATCCAAAGAAGTTTTGGGAAATCTCACTTTTAGCTATTCTTGCAGAAATGAGACCAAAAAGTGGGAAGCTTTCTCAAAGCCTGTCCCTTATAGCACTACTGCCTGTCGTTCCCTCTTGCCTCCCACCGTGTCTCAGACTGCTCTgtacttctcaaaatattttcacatctgTATTGACCCTTCATCCTTCCCTAAATCCTGGTGAATAAAGgttattctttttctcctatgAGAGGTGAGAACACTGAAATTCAAAGTGGTAGTGGGAGGTAGCAGCGGAAAGAATGCAGGCCTCTAGAGGAGATGGGGGAACGCACTAGCTTCTCATGTCACATCTGCCACTTTCCAGTTTGgggccttgggaaagtcactcagCATCTTGGAGCCCCaatgtcttcatctataaagtgcaGCTTAACGTTTATCACATGGAGTTGACTTGAGGATCAAGAACGAGAATACCCATTAAACCAAGTATTCATTGCTGGAGTTATTATTACAGAGGAACCAGaatggaacccaggtctcctgaccccCAGTTAGGCCAGACCTCTAACGTTTTTACACTGCTGCATGTTGCCTGGGAGAAGAGGTCATCTCCACCCGTCCCTGGATGAGACTCCAGACCCCATCACCAGGTGATCTGGAACCTAATGCCTGTAGATCAATGATCCGCTGACTCACAGCAAAATGGTATGTCCAGTCACCACCCAGGGGAATAGCTCCTCATGGGGAATATAAAGTGGAAAATGAAGTGACATTCATGGTGGAATTTCAGAGGGTAGGTGTGAGAAAGAGTTGAAGACTTCCTCAGGGAAGGGCTTTGAACTAGGATTTATGGGTCTTAAATAAGGTTTAGATGGACACAGAAAAGGATAAAACACCAATAAAAGCGTGAGTTAGGACATAAACTGGGGATAAGCTGAAGGAGGAGCCCTGACTGCTTGTCTGGTGGTAGTAAGTGGGTGGCAGTCCAAGGCTTCATATCTTCCCACAGCATCAACTTTTGCTGGCCTAGGAACAAAAGCCCTGGGCTTCTCTCAGATACAATCAACCTGGGACATGTGATACCCCTGAACTAATTATTATGCAGAGGAAGGCTACCACTTGAGTTGAGTTACCAAACCATATGGCTGCTAAAAAATGAGGAAGGAGTGAAATGGATACAGAGGAGGCAAGTTACAACATTCACCACATTAATCCAGGTGGGAGGGTAGATGAGTCTCATGGGGCCCAATCCTCCCTGGCCTTGTAGATAGGTGCTAGTAGCTACTCATTCTCTAGGGCCTTCTGATCACACAGGTCATGTtacatcccccacccccatcatgtGTTCCCTAAGTACTGTCATTTCCCCTTTCACAGCACATGTTGTTACTTATTTAATGACTCTCTCCCAACTCCATGAGTGCAAGGATCATGACTATCTTGCTCCCCAGTTATACCCTCAGCTCCTACAGAGTGCCAGGCACAAGTATGGAACCAAACAAATTCTTGTTAAAGGAAGGAATGACTGAATGAGCAGAGCATGACCTACCTAGACATGGTAAAACCCTATAGGGTCACACACCACAGGTGGAGAAGCCATCAGAGAAAGGGGAGCTTCAGTTCAGTCTTAGAAGCTGAGAAGAGAAGTGTCTTGTTTCTGGATCCCCTTTCACAGTCAACTGGGAAGAGGAAACAAAACTGGTTAGGACTTAACCAACCCAGCCCCCTAACGTCTGAGCTCACATTTAGGGAATGGCATGGAActactttcttcttttatgacTCTTCTCCTCACCCTGAAGATACAATAAAGATAGAACAATATCCTCCATCTAGGTTCATGTTGGCAATTTGCACTGTATTGTCCTCCAGTTTCACTCTAACAAGGAACAATGCATTTGGAGATATTTTCTTATATCTCCACAcaattaacatttcttaaaatgtacCCTAGGAAGATAGCACCATGTTTACAAAGATGTGAAAAGAACAATTAATTATTCATGGCTTAAGTGCATGCACACATGCTAAAACACTAAAGCCACATCCTTACAATTTTGTCACCTCCTTGACATATACATGTCCCCCAAACCtcacatgcaaattaaaatactCAAAGATGCCCTAATCCAAGAATTGCACCTACTTGTGGGCAAGTGATATCCAATCTTTATTTGACTGCAAAATATTCACCCCTTCCATCTCATGGTTGaagtaaaagaatgaatacattaatTGATAaatcaaaaattcaaataaaactgGTTTTGTCTATAACATTTACTGGAAATGTTTTGACACCCCATGAGATGATCAAAGAGAGAGTAATGAGAAACCATCCTCCCTTAGTATTAGAAAAGCAGGGAGGGCAGCTTTTTGGAAACTCAGCTTACTTAACAGGATGACTTGATAAAGGCTTGAGTGATCCaaagtatatatgcatatatataaatgatagGGGACAAATGTTTGAAAACAGGAATCAGCTCCTAAAAGGAATTTACTCAGGAAGAGAAACCAGTACTTTTAGAGATAAATTTAGCAAAAAATTTGGTCAAGATCCAAGACCTGTTATCAAGGGGCTAGGTCAACATTTGGTAGCACCAGATTCCCTTAATCTGGGGGCACTGGTAGAGCAGCTTGTACTTGAAGGAAGGTCACCAAAGGACTTGAATGGTAAATCGGGATTCCATGAGACCCCAAGGCTTCAGATTTGACACCTGAGCCCTTGAGGGAACTGAAGAAGGGGACTAATGGAAAGGGCTGGAGCTGGCACAAATGCCAAGGGACCCTCAAATTGAGCCATAGTGGAAAGAGTCCAGGCTCCAGGGCTGCAGTGACACTGGGTTAAATCCTCAAATTATCAGCTGCTAGCTTTGTGcccttggaaaagttacttagGTTTTTTTGAatctcaggtttgtttttttttaatcaaatccaGTTAACAAACTTTTGCTGTAAAGGGccaaatactaaaattttaagCTTTGCAGGCAGTatgatctctgtcacaactatcCAACTCAGCCTTAGTAGTggaaaagcagccatagacaatgtgcaatggaaagaacatggctgtgttccaataaaactttattttcaaaaacagggGGCAGGCCAGGTTTGGCCCATGAGCTATTTATTAGGTTGCTGCTCAGTTGACCACTTCTGGAAGCTTTTCCAGCAGACATTCTTAACTGTTTTTCACCTGGAGCCACAAAATCAGTGATGGTTGTTTGCAAGTCATGCTTTCTGAGGTGAATTAAGATTGCAGTGAAACAGAAATTTGGGAGGCAGGGAGCAGTAAAGCCCTACTACAATTCCTGATAGCTCAGGGTAAACATCACAGGTAGCCTGGGCATATTCCAGAGCTCCCAGTCACTCACCCTTTTCCTTTCCACTCAAGGAAGGATATTGGAATTCAAGTGAATGAGAACCTCATTTGGGGATGATCTTGAATTCACTCCCATCTAccataaaatagaaagataaatcaTCCTCAAACTTCTAAGCTACCACTATCTTTAAAAACTTAGAGcttggtgtgctggattgggcaattgggattgacatgtatacactgatgtgtatgaaactgatgcctaataagaacttgcagtataaaaaaacaaacaaaacgactaatactaaactttcattgggttatttgtatggaaatatgttaatataaatgtttcagacattacatgaaatttctaaaaatcttatatttgtatttgtatggaaatatgtatggaaatatgttaatataaatgtttcagacattacatgaaatttctaaaaaaaaaaaaaaaaaaaaaaacttagagctTGCCTCCCGGTGCCCTGGTTTGTGCTTGAGAACTTCTGCCCCAGCTCAGATAGACTGCTACCTTCTTCATCTGCAACACAATCAGCTCTCCCAGGAGCAATCTGGGAGTCCTAAATGGAGCTTGGACAGTAACCTTCCCACTTGTCACCCCACAGGAACTTGTCAAGGATGCAGCCGACGTCATGGTCTACCTCAGAGCTTGGTCTTTTCAGCCAGAGATCTCTGGGAATGGGGTGGGTTCGCCTGTAGTCACCCCTTTCAGGCAGAGAGTTCTGACCTCAGTGCCTTTGTGTGAGTGAGGTTCCAAAGGGTTTCCCAGGACTGGTTGGGTTAGACTGAGAGGGTTTCTTGGGACCTTTCCGGGACCTAAAGGGAGTGAGTAATTGGTGGCAAGGGCAGGAACTCAGGTTTATTTCATGGTTCTCTGTTTCTGCAGGGCCAGCAGCCTCTGGAGTACTGAAGAAGCTAGTTGGTGCCCTTGGTGGGTCTGTGACTTTCCCACTGAATCTCTCAGTAGATCCAATTGACAGCATTATCTGGGTCTTCAACACAACCACTCTCGTCACCATACAGCCAAAGTTGGCAGACAAAAAAGCCGTTATCATAGTGACCCAACATCGTAACAAGGAAAGGGTGAATTTCCCACATGAAGGCTACTCCCTGAGGCTCAGCAAACTGAAGAAGAATGACTCAGGTGTCTACCGTGTGGAGATACACAGCTCAACCCTCCAGGATCCCCTCACCCAGGAGTATGAGCTGCGTGTCTATGGTGAGCAGAATCAGTTCCAAAGGTGGATGACTGCCTTCTTAAAATGGTGAACTCCCTGATATTGGAGCTGTTCAAACAAAGGCTGGATAAACCCTTGGCAATAAAGTGGAAGAGGGAACTCGTGCATGGATGAAGTAGATACAGTCAACCCTTGAAGTCCCCTCTTAGAGATTCTGTAAGAAGGATTGTGGTGCAGCAGATAGGCGTTATGAGAAGTGACAATCACGCAGGTCAAATGTTGGCTTCTCTACTTACTAGTTACATggccttagacaagttacttgaTCTCTTTGAAACTTCATTTCCATATCTGTAATGGGGAGTAAAGTGATACCTATCTTAGAAAGATTATCAGGTATAACTATCAATCACACCTCTTACCCTGAATATTCTAACCAAATGAGAAATAGACAcaagaattagaaaggaagataaaaatatcaGCTTTGTTTTTTCTGGTAAAGCtggataataaaaatactttctccCAAGTCTAGACTTTGGTGCCTATTCAGGGAAAATGAACTTATGAAACAATTACTCAACCAGCTACAAGAATAGCTGCCTCTCTCACTGAGCTGCAATATCAGGGACACCAGGAGATGGGCCTGCAGGTTTGCTTGTAGGAGGTAGACCATGCACCTTAATCCAGATGTGTCCTCCATATAGATATAGTTGAAAAGAATGGAAGACATGCATTCTGCAGGCAAActagtggggtgggggggtggggggagagcaaACCACATTTACACAACAATCATAACAGCTCAAACATGTAAATAGAGAAATGTAGTTGAGGGATGTCAGACTCACCATCTCAGCAATGAAACAATTGCTCATCCTCTGAAAGAATGAGCACAAGGTAGAGAGGGGAACCAGAAGTGTTGCTCCAATACCTTTGTTCTCTCCTAGAGAGTAAAGTGAGTCTCTTCAAGGAAGCCTGAGGACAGGGGAATAGGGAGCCtccaaaaaagataaaactaatgAACATCTAAAATGCTTTTAACACAGTGCTTGCCATATGTCTGTGCTTAGTAAATGGCAGCTCATTCTTGTTGCactgtaaatatttctattacgattgttgttgttttatggcTGTGGGCAATCTGACCTAGATAGTTCTCTTCCCCAGATAAGAATGAGAATTCTGCTCTGAACTACTGTTTCCTCTCCACTCTGTAGCACACCAGGGAGATTCAGGTCCAAGGTTTACAAGAATAATGCAGAAAAAAGGAGGGCTATGGGCATAGTTTCCACACTTggttgtctatttctcttttacaGAGCACCTGTCAAAGCCCAAAGTCATCATAGGTCTGCAGAACAATAAGAATGGCACATGTGTAACCAATCTGACATGTTCCATGGAACAGGGAGGAGAGGATGTAACTTACAGCTGGAAGTCCCTGGGACAGGCGACCAATGAGTCTCATAGTGGCTCCATCCTCCCCATATCCTGGAGGCAGGAGAAAAGGGACATGACCTTCATCTGCATGGCCAGAAACCCCATCAGCAGCAATTCCTCAAATCCCATCTTTGCCTGGAACCTCTGTGAAGGTGactgtctctcttctctctccaggaGCCACTGGTCTTAGGACCTATATCTTCTTCAGCTCCTGGTCCCCCATGGGAACAAGCCCTTTCTGAAAACTGGAAGCCCTGGGGAAGTCATCAGACTGGGAGGAAGGTTACAATTGCTCCAAAAGTTGGGTCATTTTCCCTAGCTGACTCTTCTCCTTGCCCTGTGCCTCCACCTATTCTCTCTTTAAAGGTGCTGCTGGTGGCCTGGCTACCTCTGTGATCCTCAAACTCCTGTTGTCACTCATCCTGCTCTGTTTCATTGCACTGGTGCTAATTATTTTCATCATacgaagagaaagaagaaaaggtacAGCATAAACTATTTTTGTCTTCACCCTCAATTATGCATTttctccctcattcattcaacagtatgTTGGATTGTGTGCCAAGCTTGGTGCTAGGCACTAAGGATGCAGAAATGAAGAAGCCATCATCTCTGCCCTAAAGGACAGCACCATCCATCTGTACTCCTTAGTTCTGGAGTGGAGAGAATACCTGAGTTCTTAACTTCTCTCCTAAGGCCAGGGTTCTCCTAGTTCCTTCTCCAGTGCctgcccttctccttccccccagAGGGACTTACTAGTGTATCCCTCCTGCTGACACAGGTCACACACTGCTGACTCTGCTCCCCTGACTGGGAGGCCATGGCCTCCAACTCTGAGGTCCACAAACCAGCACCGTCCATTCAGCCCATCCCTGTCAGAGCCCCCAATCCATCCCTGTTCTCTCCATTGGATCAACTCCAGAGACTTCTCTCTACTCCCCACCTCAGTCTAGATACATTACTCCT is part of the Balaenoptera musculus isolate JJ_BM4_2016_0621 chromosome 1, mBalMus1.pri.v3, whole genome shotgun sequence genome and encodes:
- the SLAMF7 gene encoding SLAM family member 7 isoform X1, which produces MLASPACFAFIFLLCQLTGPAASGVLKKLVGALGGSVTFPLNLSVDPIDSIIWVFNTTTLVTIQPKLADKKAVIIVTQHRNKERVNFPHEGYSLRLSKLKKNDSGVYRVEIHSSTLQDPLTQEYELRVYEHLSKPKVIIGLQNNKNGTCVTNLTCSMEQGGEDVTYSWKSLGQATNESHSGSILPISWRQEKRDMTFICMARNPISSNSSNPIFAWNLCEGAAGGLATSVILKLLLSLILLCFIALVLIIFIIRRERRKEFIEEKKGLNLHPETLNYSPAFEETSEYDIISYFNSTIPEENAVNTLCSTVKIPPKQVEKSHSLPTLPDTPRQFTHENVI
- the SLAMF7 gene encoding SLAM family member 7 isoform X2, encoding MLASPACFAFIFLLCQLTGPAASGVLKKLVGALGGSVTFPLNLSVDPIDSIIWVFNTTTLVTIQPKLADKKAVIIVTQHRNKERVNFPHEGYSLRLSKLKKNDSGVYRVEIHSSTLQDPLTQEYELRVYEHLSKPKVIIGLQNNKNGTCVTNLTCSMEQGGEDVTYSWKSLGQATNESHSGSILPISWRQEKRDMTFICMARNPISSNSSNPIFAWNLCEGAAGGLATSVILKLLLSLILLCFIALVLIIFIIRRERRKEFIEEKKGLNLHPETLNYSPAFEETSEYDIISYFNSTIPEENAVNTLCSTVKIPPKVEKSHSLPTLPDTPRQFTHENVI
- the SLAMF7 gene encoding SLAM family member 7 isoform X3 is translated as MLASPACFAFIFLLCQLTGPAASGVLKKLVGALGGSVTFPLNLSVDPIDSIIWVFNTTTLVTIQPKLADKKAVIIVTQHRNKERVNFPHEGYSLRLSKLKKNDSGVYRVEIHSSTLQDPLTQEYELRVYEHLSKPKVIIGLQNNKNGTCVTNLTCSMEQGGEDVTYSWKSLGQATNESHSGSILPISWRQEKRDMTFICMARNPISSNSSNPIFAWNLCEGAAGGLATSVILKLLLSLILLCFIALVLIIFIIRRERRKEHYTRGKCSKYTLFHCENTPKGGEIPLTAHVARHTKAIYP